From a region of the Barnesiella intestinihominis YIT 11860 genome:
- the cas2 gene encoding CRISPR-associated endonuclease Cas2: MDRFSEYRIMWVLVFFDLPTETKRERKLYADFRKKLLQDGFTMFQFSIYVRHCPSRENADVHIRRVKLSLPPFGKVGILCVTDKQFGMMEIFYGKKEVKPQVLPQQLELF, encoded by the coding sequence ATGGATAGATTCAGCGAATATCGTATTATGTGGGTATTGGTATTTTTCGATTTGCCAACAGAGACGAAACGAGAACGTAAATTGTATGCCGACTTCCGTAAGAAACTGTTGCAAGATGGATTTACTATGTTTCAATTTTCCATTTATGTGCGGCATTGTCCTAGTAGGGAGAATGCCGATGTACATATCCGCCGGGTGAAGCTTTCTTTACCGCCGTTTGGAAAAGTAGGTATTCTCTGTGTTACTGATAAACAATTCGGTATGATGGAAATTTTCTATGGGAAGAAAGAGGTAAAGCCACAGGTTCTACCTCAACAGCTCGAACTCTTTTGA
- the cas1 gene encoding type II CRISPR-associated endonuclease Cas1 has product MIKRTLYFGNPSYLSLRNAQLVLRLPEVSNNDTLPDTFKKEAERTIPIEDIGVVVLDHSQITITQGLLEALLENNCAIITCDKSRLPVGLILPLCGNTTQNERFRDQLNASLPLKKQLWQQTVQQKIANQAAILESQGIIAKNMRAWVGEVRSGDIDNMEARAAAYYWSSIFPHLDSFRRDRDGDPPNNLLNYGYAILRAVVARSLVISGLLPTLGIHHHNRYNAYCLADDVMEPYRPYVDGLVCEIMESGKDYSMLTTELKAKLLSLPVVEVGIQGRRSPLMVAVAQTTASLYKCFNGELRKIIYPEL; this is encoded by the coding sequence ATGATCAAACGCACATTATATTTTGGGAATCCCTCGTATCTGAGTTTGCGCAATGCACAGCTAGTACTGCGTCTGCCAGAAGTGTCGAATAACGACACATTACCCGATACTTTCAAAAAAGAGGCGGAGCGGACGATTCCTATCGAAGATATAGGAGTGGTCGTACTCGATCATTCGCAGATAACAATCACACAAGGATTGCTCGAAGCCCTTCTCGAAAATAATTGTGCTATTATCACTTGCGATAAAAGTCGTTTGCCTGTGGGACTCATACTACCCCTTTGTGGGAACACGACACAAAACGAACGGTTCCGAGACCAACTTAATGCTTCGTTACCTTTGAAAAAGCAACTTTGGCAACAGACAGTGCAGCAAAAGATTGCCAATCAAGCTGCAATTTTGGAGAGCCAGGGAATTATAGCCAAAAATATGCGGGCATGGGTGGGCGAAGTCCGTAGTGGAGACATCGATAATATGGAGGCACGGGCTGCCGCCTATTATTGGTCGAGTATATTCCCTCACCTCGATAGTTTTCGCAGAGACAGAGACGGCGATCCTCCCAACAATCTACTCAATTATGGTTATGCCATTCTTCGGGCTGTTGTCGCTCGGTCGCTCGTTATTAGCGGATTGTTACCTACTTTGGGCATACATCATCATAACCGTTATAATGCATATTGTTTGGCCGATGATGTGATGGAGCCTTATCGCCCCTATGTCGATGGCTTGGTCTGTGAAATCATGGAAAGTGGAAAGGACTATTCGATGTTAACGACCGAATTGAAAGCAAAGTTATTGTCTTTACCGGTGGTAGAGGTAGGTATTCAAGGGCGGCGTAGTCCTTTGATGGTCGCTGTCGCCCAAACTACCGCCTCTTTATACAAATGTTTTAACGGGGAGTTACGTAAAATCATCTATCCAGAATTATAA